In a single window of the Mugil cephalus isolate CIBA_MC_2020 chromosome 6, CIBA_Mcephalus_1.1, whole genome shotgun sequence genome:
- the LOC125009847 gene encoding protein wntless homolog — MAGAIIESMSTKKLVVFGCFILLFQVFSILVGALIAPSPTSAIHYLATKCINRHRTSVWLMPWGSNRCQQIHSFDEPLAKTLDANDIVFAVHVPLPDKEMSPWFQYMLAVLQFDIAFKMINPIEDGAVVTIDARLAFRDDLMSEWTAKFHSVEQRPLRCTLAVPKTYENEGRFYRCDPVPFMELGSVAHRYFLINLRLPVNDTVNAGIGEIKDIHLVGIHQNGGFTKVWISMKTVFSPWVCAATAWYWRRIRLMARRPILLEKVIFALGISMTFLNVPVEWLSMGFEWKWTSLLEDAQQGAFYSTLFCFWIIFCGEHLLDQSRRNRLSAYWWQVGLVMFGSSILLIFDLSERGVYLSNPFYSVWASEFGTKVSITFISVAGISICLYFFSLCHMVCRVFRNIGGKMQQLPSMPEARRLHYKGRIFRFKFLMLVTLACAAMTVTFFILNQVSEGHWHLGDYTLQVHSAFLTGIYGMWNLYVFAIIFLYAPSHKHKRNEPGDSGQTDVTEKPESQETQLTCGEHGPTEAYRITGKQCNDPEHKAKSRTPDLRLTEQSTY; from the exons TACTTGGCCACAAAATGCATTAATCGCCACAGGACGAGCGTCTGGCTCATGCCGTGGGGTTCTAATCGGTGCCAGCAGATCCACAGTTTCGATGAGCCTCTGGCAAAGACTCTGGACGCCAACGACATCGTTTTTGCCGTTCACGTGCCTCTCCCCGACAAGGAGATGAGCCCCTGGTTTCAGTATATGCTGGCTGTCCTGCAGTTCGACATCGCTTTCAAAATGATAAATCCGATTG AAGACGGCGCCGTCGTCACCATTGATGCTCGTCTGGCGTTCAGGGATGATCTGATGTCTGAGTGGACCGCAAAATTCCACTCAGTGGAACAAAGGCCGCTCAGATGCACACTGGCTGTCCCCAAG ACGTATGAAAACGAGGGCCGCTTTTACCGCTGTGACCCCGTGCCATTCATGGAGCTGGGGAGCGTGGCCCACAGGTATTTTTTAATCAACCTGCGTCTGCCGGTCAATGACACGGTCAACGCCGGCATTGGAGAAATAAAGGACATTCATCTTGTG GGGATCCACCAGAATGGAGGATTCACTAAAGTGTGGATCAGCATGAAGACTGTGTTCAGCCCCTGGGTGTGCGCGGCCACAGCCTGGTACTGGCGTAGGATCCGTCTCATGGCGAGGCGACCCATCCTTTTGGAAAA agtcaTCTTTGCTCTGGGCATCTCAATGACCTTCCTGAATGTGCCGGTCGAGTGGCTGTCGATGGGCTTCGAGTGGAAGTGGACGTCGCTGCTTGAAGACGCCCAGCAGGGCGCTTTCTACTCCACACTCTTCTGTTTCTGGATCATCTTCTGCGGCGAACACCTCTTG GACCAAAGTCGGAGGAATCGGCTCTCGGCATACTGGTGGCAGGTTGGACTTGTGATGTTTGGCTCGTCTATTCTTCTCATATTTGACCTGAGCGAAAG GGGAGTTTATTTGAGCAATCCTTTCTACAGTGTGTGGGCATCAGAATTCGGGACAAAAGTTTCA ATTACTTTCATTAGTGTGGCGGGGATTTCCATTTGTCTATATTTCTTCTCCCTGTGTCACATGGTGTGTCGTGTGTTCAGGAACATTGGTGGGAAAATGCAACAGCTTCCTTCCATGCCAGAGGCTAGGAGGCTGCACTACAAG ggtAGAATTTTCAGGTTTAAGTTTTTGATGCTAGTAACTCTCGCGTGCGCGGCCATGACCGTCACCTTCTTCATCTTAAATCAA GTCAGTGAAGGTCACTGGCACCTGGGCGACTACACTCTCCAAGTCCACAGCGCCTTTCTCACGGGGATCTACGGCATGTGGAACCTGTATGTCTTCGCCATTATTTTCCTTTACGCTCCCTCGCACAAGCACAAGAGAAACGAGCCAGGAGACAGTGGACAAACAG ATGTGACGGAGAAGCCGGAGAGCCAAGAGACACAGCTGACATGTGGAGAGCACGGGCCCACGGAGGCGTACAGGATCACTGGGAAG CAGTGCAACGATCCTGAGCACAAGGCAAAGAGTCGAACACCTGATCTCAGACTGACGGAACAATCCACCTACTGA